One genomic window of Haemorhous mexicanus isolate bHaeMex1 chromosome 17, bHaeMex1.pri, whole genome shotgun sequence includes the following:
- the TFAP4 gene encoding transcription factor AP-4 — MEYFMVPAPKVPALQHFRKSEKEVIGGLCSLANIPLTPETQRDQERRIRREIANSNERRRMQSINAGFQSLKTLIPHTDGEKLSKAAILQQTAEYIFSLEQEKTRLLQQNTQLKRFIQEFSGSSPKRRRAEDKDEGIGSPDIWEDEKAEDLRREMIELRQQLDKERSVRMMLEEQVRSLEAHMYPEKLKVIAQQVQLQQQQEQVRLLHQEKLEREQQIRTQLLPSHAPPAPTHHPTVIVPAPPPSHHVTVVTMGPSSVINTVSTSRQNLDTIVQAIQHIEGTQEKQLQEEEQRRAVIVTPARACPEPSASDTASDTEGNDSDSMDQSKEEPSGDGELP, encoded by the exons ATGGAGTACTTCATGGTGCCGGCCCCCAAGGTGCCGGCCCTGCAGCACTTCAGGAAATCCGAGAAGGAGGTCATcggtgggctctgcag CTTGGCCAACATCCCACTGACTCCAGAGACCCAGCGGGACCAGGAGCGGCGGATACGCAGGGAAATCGCCAACAGCAACGAGAGACGGCGGATGCAGAGCATCAATGCTGGCTTCCAGTCCCTGAAAACCCTCATCCCACACACAGATGGGGAGAAGCTCAGCAAG GCAGCCATCCTCCAGCAGACGGCCGAGTACATCTTctccctggagcaggaaaagACTCGGCTACTGCAGCAGAACACCCAGCTCAAGCGGTTCATCCAG GAATTCAGTGGCTCCTCCCCAAAACGGCGACGGGCAGAGGACAAAGACGAGGGGATCGGCTCGCCCGACatctgggaagatgagaaggcCGAGGATCTGCGTCGGGAGATGATTGAGCTCCGGCAGCAGCTGGACAAGGAGCGCTCGGTCCGCATGatgctggaggagcag GTTCGCTCCCTGGAGGCCCACATGTACCCCGAGAAGCTGAAGGTGATTGCTCAGcaggtgcagctccagcagcagcaggagcaggtgagGTTGCTGCACCAGGAGAAGCTTGAGCGCGAGCAGCAAATCCGAACCCAG ctcctgccatcaCATGCTCCCCCAGCGCCCACCCACCACCCCACCGTGATCGTTCCAGCGCCGCCTCCCTCCCATCATGTCACCGTGGTCACCATGGGCCCGTCCTCGGTCATCAACACGGTCTCCACGTCCCGGCAAAACCTGGACACCATCGTTCAG GCGATCCAGCACATCGAGGGCACgcaggagaagcagctgcaggaagaggagcagagaCGCGCCGTCATCGTAACGCCCGCGCGCGCCTGCCCCGAGCCCTCCGCCTCCGACACCGCCTCCGACACCGAGGGCAACGACAGTGACTCCATGGACCAGAGCAAAGAAGAGCCCTCGGGGGACGGGGAGCTGCCCTGA
- the PAM16 gene encoding mitochondrial import inner membrane translocase subunit TIM16, whose protein sequence is MAKYLAQIILVGAQVVGRAFMRALRQEFAASQAAADARGRAERPQSAAASRIIGISLQEAQQILNVSSLNPEEIQKNYDHLFKVNDKSVGGSFYLQSKVVRAKERLDEELRIQAKGDKEKGRKAET, encoded by the exons ATG GCCAAGTACCTGGCACAGATCATCCTGGTGGGGGCCCAGGTGGTGGGACGGGCCTTCATGCGGGCGCTGCGCCAGGAGTTTGCAG CGAGCCAGGCCGCAGCCGACGCGCGGGGCCGCGCCGAGAGGCCCCAGTCCGCCGCCGCCTCCAGGATCATCGGCATCAGCCTCCAGGAGGCCCAGCAGATCCTCAACGTCTCCAGCCTCAACCCTGAGGAGATCCAGAAG AACTACGACCACTTGTTCAAGGTGAACGACAAATCAGTGGGAGGCTCCTTCTACCTGCAGTCCAAG GTGGTGCGAGCCAAGGAGCGGCTGGACGAGGAGCTGCGCATCCAGGCCAAGGGAGACAAGGAGAAGGGGCGGAAAGCTGAGACGTGA
- the GLIS2 gene encoding zinc finger protein GLIS2, which yields MHSLEEPLDLKLSISKLRAAREKRGPSGPRPRPPQRPDTPPAGDGRGGSRGGGRAVPASPSPGLLGHSRLVEPRDGRFPAAVPVVDLSLSPRSGGESPAGSASLSPERQGSGDLPGPLTPHDFQSLRYIDGLPSSFQFFLPLGAGGALHLPPAAFLPPSKEKRLPPELPLPKQLVCRWSKCNQFFDLLQDLVDHVNDFHVKPEKDAGYCCHWEGCARHGRGFNARYKMLIHIRTHTNEKPHRCPTCNKSFSRLENLKIHNRSHTGEKPYICPYEGCNKRYSNSSDRFKHTRTHYVEKPYSCKMPGCHKRYTDPSSLRKHIKAHGHFVSPEHPEMLKVHPPPKTPLGSAEVPYVNGAQLVIPNPAALFAPPGLPALPIPLAPAPLDLSALGCGAAGALPALPGPVLPLNGGPLNLAKSPLLPSPFAAGLGLPVMSLLAGGAKAEGEKGSGAEGRPSKAGKGLESRKERGERTEPGRPRVPPESLALLPGAVLDLSAGVSSGGSPEALPPGWVLIPPGSLLLKPAAVN from the exons ATGCATTCCCTGGAGGAGCCCCTGGACCTCAAGCTGAGCATCTCCAAGCTGCGAGCTGCCCGCGAGAAGCGGGGCCCCTCCGGCCCCCGACCCCGCCCTCCCCAGCGCCCGGACACCCCGCCGGCCGGGGATGGCCGAGGGGGCAGCCGGGGGGGTGGCCGGGCCGTGCCAGCCTCGCCGTCGCCCGGGctcctgggacactccaggctGGTGGAGCCGCGGGACGGACGCTTCCCGGCCGCCGTGCCGGTGGTGGACCTCAGCCTCTCGCCCCGCTCCGGGGGGGAGTCTCCGGCTGGCAGTGCCTCGCTGTCCCCTGAGCGCCAGGGCAGCGGTGACCTGCCCGGCCCCCTCACCCCACAC GATTTCCAGTCCCTGCGCTACATCGATGgcctccccagctccttccagttCTTCCTGCcgctgggggctgggggggccctGCACCTGCCCCCCGCCGCCTTCCTGCCCCCCAGCAAGGAGAAACGGCTCCCccctgagctgcccctgcccaagCAGCTCGTCTGCCGCTGGTCCAAG TGCAACCAGTTCTTTGACCTCCTGCAAGACCTGGTGGACCACGTCAATGACTTCCACGTCAAACCCGAGAAGGACGCAGGGTACTGCTGCCACTGGGAGGGCTGTGCCCGCCATGGCAGGGGCTTCAATGCCAG GTACAAGATGCTGATCCACATCCGGACGCACACCAACGAGAAGCCGCATCGCTGCCCCACCTGCAACAAGAGCTTCTCCCGCCTGGAGAACCTGAAAATCCACAACCGCTCGCACACAG GTGAGAAGCCCTACATCTGCCCCTACGAAGGCTGCAACAAGCGTTACTCCAACTCCAGCGACCGCTTCAAGCACACCCGCACGCACTACGTGGAGAAGCCCTACTCCTGCAAGATGCCGGGCTGCCACAAGCGCTACACCGACCCCAGCTCCCTCCGCAAGCACATCAAAGCCCACGGCCATTTTGTGTCCCCCGAGCACCCGGAGATGCTCAAGGTCCACCCGCCTCCCAAAACGCCCCTGGGCTCGGCGGAGGTGCCCTACGTTAACGGGGCGCAGCTCGTCATCCCCAACCCCGCCGCCCTCTTCGCTCCGCCGGGGCTGCCGGCGCTGCCCATCCCTTTGGCCCCGGCACCGCTCGACCTCAGCGCCCTGGGCTGCGGGGCTGCGGGCGCGCTGCCCGCTCTGCCCGGCCCCGTCCTGCCCCTCAACGGCGGCCCCTTGAACTTGGCCAAGAGCCCGCTGCTGCCCTCGCCCTtcgcggcggggctggggctgcccgtCATGTCGCTGCTGGCCGGCGGGGCCAAGGCCGAGGGGGAGAAGGGCAGCGGGGCTGAGGGGCGGCCGTCCAAGGCGGGCAAGGGGCTGGAGAGCCGGAAGGAGAGGGGCGAAAGGACGGagccggggcggccgcgggtGCCCCCCGAGAGCCTGGCGCTGCTGCCGGGGGCCGTGCTCGACCTCTCGGCCGGCGTCAGCTCAGGGGGCAGCCCGGAGGCGCTGCCCCCCGGCTGGGTGCTCATCCCCCCCGGCTCCTTGCTGCTCAAACCCGCCGCCGTCAACTGA